In Sphingobacterium thalpophilum, a genomic segment contains:
- the tgt gene encoding tRNA guanosine(34) transglycosylase Tgt, which produces MKFTLQAQDKLSKARAGVVETAHGPIQTPIFMPVGTAGTVKAIHQHELKNDIEAQIILGNTYHLYLRPGLNVLNKAGGLHKFNGWDRPILTDSGGYQVYSLTEVRKIKEEGVTFRSHIDGSKHLFTPENVMDTQRIIGADIIMAFDECTPYPCDYGYARRSLDMTHRWLKRCVDRFDSTDPLYGYDQTLFPIVQGSVYKDLRIKSAETIASFNREGNAIGGLSVGEPAEEMYAMTEVVCDILPHDKPRYLMGVGTPVNILENIALGVDMFDCVMPTRNARNGMLFTQNGIINIKNEKWKDDFSPIEAESDLHADHFYSKAYLRHLIKSQEILGAQIASLHNLHFYLWLVNQARERIIDGTFYDWKNKMVKILDQRL; this is translated from the coding sequence ATGAAATTTACGCTACAAGCACAAGATAAGTTGTCAAAAGCACGTGCAGGTGTTGTCGAAACTGCACACGGTCCCATTCAAACACCTATTTTTATGCCTGTTGGTACGGCAGGTACAGTGAAAGCAATTCATCAACATGAATTGAAGAACGATATTGAAGCGCAGATTATTCTGGGTAATACGTACCACCTCTATTTACGTCCAGGGTTGAATGTGTTGAATAAAGCCGGCGGATTGCATAAATTCAATGGTTGGGATCGACCTATTTTAACAGATTCTGGTGGTTATCAAGTGTATTCGTTGACCGAAGTACGTAAGATCAAAGAAGAAGGGGTTACCTTTCGTTCCCATATCGATGGATCAAAACATCTATTTACACCAGAAAATGTCATGGATACGCAGCGTATTATCGGTGCAGACATCATTATGGCATTTGATGAGTGTACGCCTTATCCATGTGATTATGGGTATGCACGTCGTTCTTTGGATATGACCCATCGTTGGCTGAAACGCTGTGTGGATCGTTTTGATAGCACTGATCCGCTTTATGGGTATGATCAGACTTTGTTTCCAATTGTTCAAGGATCTGTTTACAAAGATTTAAGAATAAAATCTGCGGAGACTATTGCTTCGTTTAACCGTGAAGGGAATGCGATAGGTGGATTATCGGTAGGCGAGCCTGCGGAAGAAATGTATGCTATGACCGAAGTTGTCTGTGACATCTTACCGCATGACAAACCACGTTATCTTATGGGGGTGGGAACACCGGTAAATATTCTTGAAAATATTGCCTTAGGGGTGGATATGTTCGATTGCGTTATGCCAACCCGTAATGCTAGAAATGGTATGCTATTCACACAAAATGGTATTATCAATATCAAAAATGAAAAGTGGAAAGATGATTTTTCACCAATAGAGGCGGAAAGTGATCTGCATGCAGATCACTTTTATTCGAAAGCCTATCTAAGGCATTTGATTAAATCACAAGAAATTCTTGGGGCACAAATTGCTTCTTTACATAATTTACATTTTTACCTTTGGTTGGTTAATCAGGCTAGGGAGCGAATCATTGATGGAACTTTCTACGATTGGAAAAACAAAATGGTAAAAATATTGGATCAACGTTTGTAG
- a CDS encoding glycosyltransferase gives MLDLHVFLANLPYIAFGVLGLFLLIQLYYILFVYSKLSNYQIEPVQEGTEFPPLSVIICAHNEQDNIPEFLPTILNQDYPNFEVIVVNDFSTDNTPWILHDFEAKYPHLKIVDIKEHIRLKHGKKFAVSMGIKASKHQTLVFTDADCAPQSDQWLKEIAAAFRPETEIVLGYSPYFKKKSLLNLLIRFETSHTAMSYFSYALKGDAYMGVGRNMAYQKDLFFRNKGFAAHMHIKSGDDDLFVNQNANPTNVNIALAAESIVYSEPKATWRSYYKQKARHSGASTIYKKRHQRMLGTQLVSAVFFYIALIATAIAFPMYWYVPVTAYLLRLIAQWIIFANIYKKLEVKELIWWLPLVDFIYYFYICINGIFSRKKKKISWK, from the coding sequence ATGCTTGACCTTCACGTATTTTTGGCCAATCTTCCATATATTGCTTTCGGAGTATTGGGTCTTTTCCTATTGATACAATTGTACTACATCTTATTTGTATATAGTAAATTGAGTAATTATCAAATTGAACCTGTACAAGAAGGAACCGAATTCCCACCGCTATCCGTTATTATTTGTGCGCACAATGAACAGGATAATATTCCTGAATTCCTTCCGACTATACTGAATCAAGACTATCCCAATTTTGAAGTAATTGTTGTCAATGACTTCTCGACAGACAATACGCCTTGGATATTGCATGATTTCGAAGCAAAATATCCCCATTTAAAAATTGTGGATATCAAAGAGCATATTCGCTTGAAACATGGTAAAAAGTTTGCTGTCAGTATGGGGATCAAAGCATCAAAGCACCAGACACTGGTGTTTACCGATGCGGATTGTGCGCCACAATCTGATCAATGGCTCAAAGAAATTGCAGCAGCTTTCAGACCAGAAACAGAAATTGTACTAGGCTATTCTCCTTATTTTAAGAAAAAGAGCTTGCTAAATCTATTGATTCGATTTGAAACCAGCCATACGGCCATGAGTTATTTCTCCTATGCACTAAAGGGAGATGCCTATATGGGAGTAGGGCGTAACATGGCTTACCAAAAAGACCTTTTCTTTCGCAACAAAGGATTTGCAGCCCATATGCATATTAAATCGGGCGATGATGATCTTTTTGTCAACCAAAATGCAAATCCGACCAACGTTAATATTGCACTGGCAGCCGAATCTATTGTCTATTCAGAACCCAAAGCGACCTGGAGGAGCTATTACAAGCAAAAAGCAAGACACTCAGGAGCCTCTACTATTTACAAAAAGCGACATCAGCGCATGCTGGGCACCCAGCTGGTATCGGCAGTATTCTTTTACATAGCACTTATCGCAACAGCGATTGCCTTTCCAATGTACTGGTATGTTCCTGTTACAGCCTACCTCCTAAGGCTGATTGCACAATGGATAATATTTGCCAACATCTATAAAAAACTAGAAGTAAAGGAACTGATTTGGTGGCTGCCTTTGGTAGACTTCATCTACTATTTCTATATTTGCATCAATGGCATCTTCAGCAGAAAAAAGAAAAAAATAAGCTGGAAATAA
- the rsmG gene encoding 16S rRNA (guanine(527)-N(7))-methyltransferase RsmG translates to MNPTVDIIYNYFPKLTDIQKEQFAKLADLYTFWNSQINVISRKDIDSLYLHHVLHSLGIAKFVQELTPGTQILDVGTGGGFPGIPMAIMFPEVKFHLVDSIGKKIKVVREVAAGLGLQNVEADHIRAEQLDDKYDFVISRAVTRLGEFTPWIQNKFAKKDKNGIPNGILYLKGGDLTEEIKESKLKAELHPLSDYFKEDFFDTKYLVYVPM, encoded by the coding sequence TTGAATCCAACAGTTGATATCATCTATAACTATTTTCCAAAATTAACGGATATTCAAAAAGAACAGTTTGCAAAACTTGCCGACCTCTATACATTTTGGAATAGCCAAATCAATGTTATTTCACGTAAAGACATTGATAGCCTCTACCTGCACCATGTGTTACACTCGCTAGGGATCGCTAAATTTGTCCAAGAGCTCACGCCAGGAACACAAATTTTGGATGTGGGAACCGGAGGAGGCTTTCCAGGTATCCCAATGGCCATTATGTTTCCTGAAGTCAAATTCCATTTGGTCGATTCTATCGGCAAAAAAATTAAGGTCGTACGTGAAGTTGCAGCTGGACTCGGTCTCCAGAATGTTGAAGCAGATCATATTCGCGCAGAACAACTCGACGACAAATATGATTTTGTCATATCACGTGCGGTGACAAGACTTGGAGAATTTACGCCTTGGATACAGAATAAATTCGCAAAAAAAGATAAAAACGGGATCCCTAATGGAATTCTTTACTTAAAAGGCGGAGATCTCACCGAAGAGATCAAAGAATCTAAACTCAAAGCAGAATTACACCCACTTTCAGATTACTTTAAAGAAGATTTCTTTGATACAAAATATCTGGTATATGTACCGATGTAA
- the dprA gene encoding DNA-processing protein DprA, whose translation MKLIYPIALTKIKGIGPKTARHIIDQGHDLADLFAYSKKDLMQILGIREPIAEAIYNKSYMPACEKELAFIEKHQIQALWLEDENYPDRLRQCEDAPLVVYYKGNQPLNSAKVISIVGTRHSTYYGQKICEDLLDAMNCTKDTLIVSGLAYGIDALAHRNALKNNIPTVAVLGHGLDRIYPASHRELATKMLDQGGLLTEFTSNTLPERSNFPMRNRIIAGMADVTIVVEAAIKGGALITAEIANSYNRDVCAFPGSIFEKSSEGTNYLIKTNRAHMIRGLQDLEYLMNWEISTKAVDQQLSLPLTLTKDQQLLFTLIQQKGQLEIDHMIDLTKWPQSKLALILLELEMQSLIHALPGKRYKTTGQTEIQKN comes from the coding sequence ATGAAACTAATTTATCCCATAGCTTTGACGAAAATCAAGGGGATTGGCCCTAAAACAGCGCGTCACATCATTGACCAAGGTCACGATTTAGCGGACTTATTTGCGTACTCAAAAAAAGATTTGATGCAAATTCTTGGGATACGTGAGCCAATCGCCGAAGCAATATACAATAAAAGCTATATGCCCGCCTGTGAAAAAGAACTCGCTTTTATCGAAAAACATCAGATACAAGCGTTATGGCTGGAAGACGAAAATTACCCCGATAGGCTGCGGCAATGTGAAGACGCTCCGCTTGTTGTCTATTATAAAGGGAATCAACCACTCAACAGCGCAAAAGTTATTAGTATCGTCGGCACTAGACATTCAACCTATTATGGCCAGAAAATATGCGAAGATTTGCTAGATGCCATGAATTGTACCAAAGACACCCTAATCGTTAGTGGTCTTGCTTATGGTATTGACGCATTAGCACATCGCAACGCCCTAAAAAATAATATTCCCACTGTTGCTGTATTAGGGCATGGTCTCGATCGAATTTACCCTGCATCTCATCGCGAACTTGCCACAAAAATGCTAGACCAAGGCGGTTTATTGACAGAATTTACATCCAACACATTACCTGAGCGCAGTAATTTTCCTATGCGCAATCGCATCATAGCCGGTATGGCAGATGTCACCATTGTCGTCGAGGCGGCCATTAAAGGTGGTGCTTTAATTACTGCAGAAATAGCCAACAGCTACAACCGTGATGTATGTGCCTTCCCTGGCTCCATTTTTGAAAAAAGTTCTGAAGGCACAAACTACCTCATCAAAACCAACCGTGCTCATATGATTAGAGGTCTTCAGGATCTCGAATACCTCATGAATTGGGAAATCAGCACAAAAGCCGTTGACCAACAGCTTAGCCTTCCTTTGACACTGACAAAAGACCAACAACTCCTTTTTACACTCATTCAGCAAAAAGGACAATTAGAAATAGACCACATGATTGACCTCACAAAATGGCCACAAAGTAAATTGGCCTTAATCCTATTGGAACTTGAAATGCAGTCACTCATTCACGCCCTACCTGGAAAACGTTATAAAACTACCGGACAGACGGAAATTCAAAAAAACTAG
- a CDS encoding MFS transporter codes for MNENNTKSIWKVIGASSMGTLIEWYDFFIFGSLSIVISTKFFPAENPTAAFLSTLATFAAGFVVRPFGALFFGRLGDIIGRKYTFMVTLMLMGGATFLIGCIPSYESIGFWAPLLVLILRLLQGLALGGEYGGAATYVAEHAPLGQRGYWTSWIQTTATFGLFISLVVILLTKGFLSESQFDSWGWRVPFLLSLVMVYVSYLIRKKMKESPEFSKAKAEGKTSTNPLKESFGNRYNLKFVLLALFGAAMGQGVVWYTGQFYSMSFMKTVMHLQSDQADTILGIALLLGTPFFVVFGWLSDKVGRKWIMLGGMLLAVLTYRPIYESMYQLSNAEQKVKVNETTEVPLGPQSTEVISIIKTQYEDQTEVTRASMIHQSGKLKGQPMTKTTVHLAGKNYMLLVLLIFIQVIYITMVYGPIAAFLVELFPVKIRYTSMSLPYHVGNGIFGGLLPAVSTYLTTNAEASNTPQFYLAGLWYPIIIAIVCFIIGSIYINNKSTPATHE; via the coding sequence ATGAACGAAAACAATACAAAAAGTATCTGGAAAGTCATCGGAGCTTCCTCCATGGGAACACTAATCGAATGGTATGACTTTTTCATTTTTGGCAGCCTATCCATTGTCATTTCCACCAAATTCTTTCCTGCAGAAAATCCAACAGCGGCTTTTCTTTCAACCCTAGCCACATTTGCCGCTGGATTTGTTGTCCGACCATTTGGCGCCCTATTTTTTGGCCGACTAGGTGATATTATCGGTCGAAAATATACGTTTATGGTTACTTTAATGCTCATGGGCGGAGCAACATTTCTCATAGGTTGTATCCCCAGCTATGAGAGTATTGGGTTTTGGGCACCGCTGCTCGTGTTGATCCTTCGTCTCTTGCAAGGTCTTGCTCTAGGAGGAGAATATGGAGGTGCAGCAACTTACGTCGCCGAACATGCCCCATTGGGCCAGCGGGGTTATTGGACATCATGGATACAAACAACAGCTACCTTTGGCCTTTTCATATCACTCGTTGTCATCCTCCTGACCAAAGGCTTTCTCAGCGAATCACAATTTGATTCTTGGGGATGGCGGGTTCCCTTCCTCCTATCTTTAGTCATGGTATACGTTTCCTATCTTATTCGTAAGAAGATGAAGGAATCACCCGAATTTAGCAAGGCCAAAGCGGAAGGAAAAACAAGTACAAATCCGCTAAAAGAAAGCTTTGGTAACCGATACAACCTCAAATTTGTACTGCTCGCACTTTTTGGTGCAGCCATGGGACAGGGCGTTGTTTGGTACACGGGACAGTTTTACTCGATGAGTTTCATGAAGACGGTCATGCACCTTCAATCTGACCAGGCCGATACAATCCTCGGCATCGCACTACTGTTGGGAACTCCATTTTTTGTCGTATTTGGGTGGCTTAGTGACAAAGTTGGACGAAAATGGATCATGCTCGGTGGGATGTTACTTGCCGTATTGACTTACCGCCCGATTTACGAATCCATGTACCAACTTTCTAATGCAGAACAGAAAGTCAAGGTGAACGAAACAACGGAGGTCCCCCTTGGACCGCAATCAACAGAAGTCATTTCGATCATCAAGACTCAATATGAGGACCAGACCGAAGTTACTAGAGCCAGCATGATACATCAGTCAGGAAAACTCAAAGGACAGCCAATGACCAAAACCACAGTCCATCTTGCAGGCAAGAACTATATGCTGCTCGTCCTGCTGATCTTTATACAAGTGATTTATATTACAATGGTGTACGGGCCCATCGCGGCATTTCTTGTTGAACTATTCCCTGTAAAGATCCGGTACACATCCATGTCCTTACCCTATCATGTTGGAAATGGAATATTCGGCGGCCTCCTTCCTGCGGTATCGACATACTTAACAACAAATGCTGAAGCATCCAATACCCCGCAATTCTATCTTGCAGGTTTGTGGTACCCTATTATCATTGCCATTGTATGTTTTATCATTGGTAGTATTTATATCAACAACAAATCAACTCCCGCAACACATGAATAA
- a CDS encoding DUF6814 family protein, whose amino-acid sequence MNNLKKFLGILWIVLALFTAYFSIFELALPKISTGHQEDLVFGIIILCILTPIISIGLGLFGYYSLLGEYNQEKM is encoded by the coding sequence ATGAATAATCTCAAAAAATTCCTCGGCATACTTTGGATCGTTTTAGCATTGTTTACCGCTTATTTCTCCATTTTTGAACTGGCCCTGCCAAAGATTTCAACGGGACATCAGGAAGATCTCGTTTTCGGAATCATTATCCTGTGCATCTTAACTCCCATAATCTCCATTGGACTCGGCTTATTTGGCTATTATTCCCTATTGGGCGAATACAATCAAGAAAAAATGTAG
- the accD gene encoding acetyl-CoA carboxylase, carboxyltransferase subunit beta, with protein sequence MSWFKREKAGISTATANKKEAPDGMWNKCPTCKKPLLHLEQVENDYVCQYCGHHLRIGSKEYFSILFDNNEFTELFPNLNSGDPLEFFDSKPYPERLKESQAKTGLKDALRSGHGKMNGQDIVIACMDFSFIGGSMGSVVGEKIARSIDYCIEHKIPFMLISKSGGARMMEAAFSLMQMAKTSAKLALLAKAGLPYVCLLTDPTTGGVTASYAMLGDVNIAEPGALIGFAGPRVIKETIKKDLPKGFQTSEFVLEHGFLDFIVDRRQLKNKVATYLKLVG encoded by the coding sequence ATGAGTTGGTTTAAAAGAGAAAAAGCTGGTATTAGCACAGCTACCGCTAATAAAAAAGAAGCACCTGATGGTATGTGGAACAAATGTCCCACATGTAAAAAACCATTGTTGCATCTTGAACAAGTAGAAAACGACTATGTTTGTCAATATTGTGGGCACCACTTAAGAATTGGCTCCAAAGAATATTTTTCAATTTTATTTGACAATAACGAATTTACAGAACTATTTCCTAATCTAAATTCTGGTGATCCATTAGAATTTTTCGATTCAAAGCCATACCCTGAACGTTTAAAGGAAAGTCAAGCCAAAACAGGCCTGAAAGATGCTTTACGTTCTGGCCATGGAAAAATGAATGGTCAAGACATCGTTATTGCTTGTATGGACTTTAGTTTCATCGGCGGATCAATGGGATCTGTCGTTGGTGAAAAAATCGCGCGTTCGATAGATTACTGTATTGAGCATAAAATTCCATTTATGCTAATCTCCAAATCAGGAGGTGCACGTATGATGGAAGCCGCATTTTCATTGATGCAAATGGCTAAAACTTCGGCTAAATTAGCGTTATTGGCAAAGGCAGGACTTCCTTACGTTTGTTTATTGACTGACCCTACGACAGGAGGAGTTACAGCATCTTACGCGATGTTAGGTGATGTAAATATCGCAGAACCGGGAGCATTAATCGGATTTGCAGGACCACGTGTCATTAAAGAAACAATCAAAAAGGATCTTCCAAAAGGATTCCAGACTTCAGAATTTGTTCTTGAGCATGGATTTTTGGATTTCATTGTCGACCGTAGACAGTTAAAAAACAAAGTAGCTACTTATCTTAAATTAGTGGGATAA
- a CDS encoding MerR family transcriptional regulator, whose product MPYKEREINKLYYTMGEVTEMFDVNASQIRFYEREFDILQPKKNKKGNRLFTQEDIANLKIIFNLVKDKGYTLQGARDYLRDNKSEAKENQRVVDSLERLKNFLLEVRDSL is encoded by the coding sequence ATGCCGTACAAAGAGCGTGAAATAAATAAATTGTATTATACAATGGGAGAAGTTACAGAAATGTTTGATGTAAATGCGTCCCAAATACGTTTTTATGAGCGTGAATTTGACATTCTACAACCTAAGAAAAATAAAAAAGGCAATCGCTTATTTACGCAAGAAGATATTGCCAATTTAAAGATCATCTTCAATTTGGTTAAAGATAAAGGTTATACCCTACAGGGTGCACGTGATTACCTGCGTGACAACAAATCTGAGGCAAAAGAAAATCAACGTGTTGTAGATTCATTGGAGCGCTTGAAGAACTTTCTTCTTGAAGTTCGTGATTCACTATAG
- a CDS encoding DUF488 domain-containing protein, with protein sequence MKIVLKRIYDAASPSDGYRVLIDRLWPRGITKEKAHLSEWNKNLAPSKELRIWYHHNPALWDDFSEKYRTELKHNNYCKEFLDHNKQQEIITLLYAAHDTLHTHALILQTYLQDLYQQYISNNR encoded by the coding sequence ATGAAAATTGTGCTAAAAAGAATATATGATGCAGCTTCCCCTAGTGATGGGTATCGTGTACTCATCGATAGACTTTGGCCTCGTGGAATAACAAAGGAAAAGGCTCATTTGTCTGAATGGAATAAGAATCTTGCCCCTTCAAAAGAACTTCGGATCTGGTATCACCACAATCCAGCTTTGTGGGATGACTTCTCGGAAAAATATCGAACAGAACTAAAGCATAACAACTATTGCAAGGAATTTCTTGACCACAACAAGCAACAAGAAATCATTACGTTATTATATGCCGCCCATGACACCTTGCATACCCACGCCCTGATCTTACAGACCTATTTACAGGACCTTTATCAACAATATATCAGCAACAACAGATAA
- a CDS encoding AraC family ligand binding domain-containing protein yields the protein MQTASIFQNVTFQDKKPKMDLLLETNGSKEYRLAFAEGQYLKEHTTAASIIVEIVEGNIDFGVNGSKISLTKGMLVTLEPNVPHDLFAITQSIVRLSIHKKD from the coding sequence ATGCAGACAGCATCTATTTTTCAAAACGTCACATTTCAGGACAAAAAACCCAAAATGGACCTCCTGCTAGAAACAAATGGCAGCAAAGAATATCGCTTGGCTTTTGCAGAAGGGCAATATCTAAAGGAGCATACAACAGCTGCATCAATTATTGTGGAAATTGTCGAAGGCAATATTGATTTTGGCGTTAACGGAAGCAAAATCAGTCTAACGAAAGGCATGTTAGTGACATTAGAGCCGAATGTACCGCACGATCTCTTTGCCATTACCCAAAGTATCGTCCGGCTGTCTATTCATAAAAAAGACTAA
- a CDS encoding metallophosphoesterase, with protein sequence MTKIGLLSDTHSFLDEAVFTHFAACDEIWHVGDFGDPDVADRLAAFKPLRGVYGNIDGQEIRLQFPEDLRFRCEEVDVFMTHIGGYPGKYAARIKGELMKNPPKLFITGHSHILKVIFDPKIHCLHLNPGAAGKQGWHKVRTLMRFEINKDKIENLEVIELKDR encoded by the coding sequence ATGACAAAGATCGGATTACTCTCGGATACACATTCTTTTTTAGATGAAGCTGTATTTACTCATTTTGCAGCCTGCGACGAGATATGGCATGTGGGCGATTTTGGTGATCCTGATGTTGCGGATCGGTTAGCCGCTTTTAAGCCACTGCGCGGAGTATACGGAAACATTGATGGTCAGGAAATTCGTTTACAATTTCCAGAAGATTTGAGGTTTAGGTGTGAGGAAGTGGACGTATTTATGACACATATTGGTGGTTATCCGGGGAAATATGCTGCACGCATAAAAGGGGAATTGATGAAAAATCCACCTAAATTATTTATTACTGGACATTCACATATCTTAAAGGTTATCTTCGACCCCAAGATCCATTGTCTCCATCTTAACCCTGGGGCGGCAGGTAAGCAGGGCTGGCACAAAGTAAGGACATTAATGCGGTTTGAGATCAATAAAGATAAAATTGAGAACCTGGAGGTTATTGAACTCAAAGACCGTTAA
- a CDS encoding tRNA1(Val) (adenine(37)-N6)-methyltransferase → MASIFRFKQFEVDQSDCAMKINTDGVLLASLLEVEPVDRILDVGTGTGVIALMLAQRLVDSRVEAVEIDPLAAAMADRNFRNSIFQERLVLHASSFQQMDVQGHYDLIVSNPPFYTDSLHNPDERKKLARHTDLDFFAELLDFAALRLSDRGKLVLIVPTALAETLTKISAERGLYCSSEVQISSFEGESAIRKIVTFERLRVELLAQRTFVIYAAKGIYSEAYRNALAPYFLAF, encoded by the coding sequence ATGGCGTCGATATTTCGGTTTAAACAGTTTGAGGTTGATCAGTCTGACTGTGCAATGAAAATTAACACAGATGGTGTACTGCTGGCTTCCTTGCTGGAAGTAGAACCTGTGGACCGGATACTGGACGTAGGTACAGGTACGGGAGTCATTGCATTGATGTTGGCTCAACGGCTCGTAGACAGTAGGGTAGAGGCTGTCGAAATTGACCCTTTGGCTGCTGCGATGGCTGACAGAAACTTCCGTAATTCCATTTTCCAGGAACGTTTAGTGCTGCATGCTTCCTCCTTTCAACAAATGGATGTACAAGGGCATTACGATCTGATCGTATCAAATCCACCCTTTTATACAGATTCCTTACATAACCCGGATGAACGCAAGAAGCTGGCGCGACATACCGATCTGGATTTTTTTGCTGAACTGCTGGATTTCGCCGCTTTACGTTTATCGGATCGGGGAAAATTAGTGTTGATCGTTCCAACGGCATTAGCGGAAACGTTGACTAAAATTTCGGCGGAAAGGGGATTATACTGTTCCAGTGAAGTACAAATAAGCTCCTTTGAAGGGGAGTCGGCCATTCGGAAAATCGTTACATTTGAACGCTTACGCGTCGAACTGCTCGCTCAACGTACGTTTGTTATTTATGCCGCCAAGGGTATTTATTCAGAAGCTTATCGAAATGCCTTGGCACCTTATTTTTTAGCTTTTTAA